A region from the Acyrthosiphon pisum isolate AL4f chromosome A1, pea_aphid_22Mar2018_4r6ur, whole genome shotgun sequence genome encodes:
- the LOC100161380 gene encoding phytoene desaturase: MVVKIIIIGAGVGGTAAAARLSKRGFQVEVFEKNAYNGGRCSLIQHKGHRFDQGPSLYLMPKIFEETFEDLGEDIKNHIDLLKCPSNYSVHFHDGETFELTTDISKLSRSLEKYEGSGESTLINFLSYLKETHVHYQRSVKVALKTDFQHWYDFFNPKHIPDVIQLHLLDTVYNRVCKYFKSDYMRKAFSFQTMYLGMSPYDGLAPYSLLQYTEIAEGIWYPKGGFNKVLQSLEQIAVQYGAKFNYKTNVQEIIVDDKGVAKGIKMVNGDVVNSDIVICNADLVYAYNKLLPKTSYANKLGKKELTSSSISFYWSMKTIVPQLKVHNIFLAEKYKESFDQIFKDHTLPDEPSFYVNVPSRIDPSAAPEGKDTIVVLVPVGHISNVPNIDFDKLVERAREQVIDTIEKRLKISNFRSMIDHEIVNDPRTWQNEFNLWKGSILGLSHSLFQVLWFRPSLKCKIFENLYFVGASAQPGTGVPIVLCGAKMLEKQLCDRFLDSKVEISIWSKCVSFLIGLLALLIFWFFFRF; the protein is encoded by the exons ATGGTggttaaaattatcattatcggGGCTGGCGTTGGTGGTACAGCAGCAGCTGCTAGACTTAGCAAAAGAGGATTTCAAGTAGAAGTTTTTGAGAAAAATGCATATAATGGTGGAAGATGTTCACTTATTCAACACAAAGGACATCGATTTGATCAAGGTCCATCATTGTATCTGATGCCTAAAATATTTGAGGAGACATTTGAAGATTTGGGAGAGGACATTAAAAATCACATCGATTTATTGAAGTGTCCTTCTAATTACAGTGTACATTTTCATGACGGGGAAACATTCGAACTTACCACAGATATATCGAAATTATCTCGTTCTTTAGAAAAATACGAAGGCAGTGGTGAATCaacattaattaactttttgagctatttaaagGAAACTCATGTACACTATCAAAGGAGCGTTAAAGTTGCACTCAAGACTGATTTCCAACATTGGTATGACTTTTTCAATCCGAAACATATACCAGATGTAATCCAACTGCATCTATTGGACACAGTTTACAACAGagtttgtaaatatttcaagaGCGACTACATGAGAAAGGCATTTTCATTCCAGACTATGTACTTGGg aaTGTCACCATATGATGGCTTAGCTCCCTATAGCTTACTGCAGTACACCGAAATAGCGGAAGGGATTTGGTATCCGAAAGGGGGTTTCAATAAAGTTTTGCAAAGTCTTGAACAAATTGCCGTACAATATGGGGCAAAGttcaattataaaaccaatgtccAAGAAATAATAGTGGACGACAAAGGAGTGGCAAAAGGAATCAAAATGGTGAATGGTGATGTGGTAAATAGtgacattgtaatttgtaatgcaGATCTCGTATACGCGTACAACAAACTTTTGCCAAAAACATCATACGCCAATAAGCTCGGGAAAAAAGAACTCACTTCATCCTCGATATCATTCTATTGGTCAATGAAAACAATTGTGCCACAGTTGAAAgtacacaacatttttttggctgaaaaatataaagaaagtTTCGATCAAATATTCAAGGATCACACTTTGCCCGATGAACCATCGTTTTATGTTAACGTACCTAGTCGCATCGATCCGTCAGCGGCGCCAGAAGGAAAAGACACAATCGTGGTTTTAGTACCGGTGGGGCATATATcgaatgtacctaatattgattTCGATAAACTTGTGGAGAGAGCAAGGGAACAAGTAATCGACACAATCGAGAAAAGATTGAAGATTTCCAACTTCAGAAGTATGATCGATCATGAGATAGTAAACGATCCGAGAACATGgcaaaatgaatttaatttatggaAAGGGTCTATACTAGGATTATCTCATTCATTATTTCAGGTTCTATGGTTTAGACCTAgtttgaaatgtaaaatatttgaaaacttgTACTTTGTCGGCGCTTCAGCGCAACCTGGTACTGGTGTGCCAATAGTTTTATGTGGTGCAAAAATGCTAGAAAAACAGTTGTGCGATAGGTTCTTGGACAGTAAAGTTGAAATAAGCATATGGTCGAAGTGCGTTTCATTTTTAATCGGTCTTCTAGCACTTctgattttttggtttttttttagattttag